In the Sorghum bicolor cultivar BTx623 chromosome 4, Sorghum_bicolor_NCBIv3, whole genome shotgun sequence genome, aaaataattttgtaTAAGATTTCTCGTTACGTCAAATTTTACGATGCATTtgtaaaatattaaaaatagatacaaaataaataattatatactctctctgtcccaaaataagtgtcgttttcgctttccgagaaataactttaactaaatatatagtaaaaaatattaataattataGTACATCTTTAGTattattggaaagatctttaagtctagttttttaacaaatttatttcgagatataaatattgcatgtattttctacaaatcgagtcaaacttgtggcacgaaaacctaaaacgacactttttttgagacggagggagtagtttgCTTTtaatttaggccctgtttaaattgtagataaaaattttttgtatgtcacatcggatgtgtcggaaggatgtcgggaggggttttaaaagctaataaaaaaacaaattacatagctggtCAGGAAacagcaagacaaatctattaagtataattaatctgtcattagcatatgtgggttactgtagcacttaaagctaatcatagagtaactaagcttaaaagattcgtctcgcgattttgaaccaaactgtgtaattagtttatttttttatctacatttaatgtttcatgcatgtgtccaaagattcgattggatggatgaaaaattttttagtggggaactaaacagagcCTTACAAGAcaaaaatcttttaaatctggtcaatctataattaaatcacatataaataaaagtgctatagtagttattttataattttttcagCAACTAATCTAAATAGGGCGTCAAATTTTCAGCAACTAAAATCTAAATATATAGGTCAAAATAAAAAGTTGAGTACTCAACCATCAGGCCAACCATCACCGTTCCCGCGTAACAAGGCAGCTTGACGTCAGTCCAAGTTCTCGGACGATGGTTTGCACCGGCGACGCAACAGACAGCGGGTCCACACCGCCGCAGGCCGCTGCGCCTGCGCCATGCGCAGACAGAGAGTGCAGCATCCAACGCCGTGTCACTCTGCCCGAGCCTCTGACAAGGTCAGCCGCTGCACACAGCACACCCCTGTCCCTCCTCGCGTCCCCCAGGAGGAACCACGAGCCGGGCCCCCCATCCGCCCCTGCCCACCGCTCCCAACACGGCAACACCaccggggccttgtttagttcacagaaAATATTACtcaatccattccaaattgtaagtcgtttgacttttttaatatcaagtttgaccactcgtcttattcaaagttttatacaaaatatcactttttttttgttgtgtattggtttattaataaaagttctttaagaatgacttaaatttgactatatttgcacaaatgttttgaataagacgagtggtcaaacttggggtaaaaaaagtcaaacgacttacaatttgggatgggggGAGTACAAAACATTTCAGATTTccggtcacatcaaatttttagacgcatgtatgaaatattaaatataaacgaaaagaaaaactaattgtatagtttggtcgaaattgacgaaacgaatcttttgagtctaattagtacatgtttggataatatttgtcaaatacaaacgaaattaatactatttctattttgcaaaattatttgaaactaaacaaggccccggcGTGCTCGCCACAAAGCACAACCCAACAAAAGAAAATGATCCCCCTCCTGGTACAGGTGTCACAGGCCAACGCGAAGCTACAGGCACCAGGCACACCACCATGTCAGCAGCTCAGCACCAAACCATAGCACACGTAACAAGACAAGCCACGCAGCGAGCCATCGTCGCTTGCAATCGGATTCGGACATCCAAAACAAccgggtttttttttttaaaaaaaagggctGCGACttttacgagggaaggaaaaagaagaaacaaaggagaaagaaacaaaaaattaCAGCACGCACGACATAGTAATCCCTGCGGATTCCGTTTCCCCTCGTGATTCCGAGGCCCAAGTGCGAGATCGAGCCCAAGACGGCGACCCCCCGGTCGGTCGGCCGGCCCGCGCGCGGCGCGCTACCTCACGTGGCGCGCGCGGCGCTGTGGGCGAGGAGGACGCTGGTCGGGGAGGAGAGGCCGAGCCCGTGCGGGTGCGGGTGCGGGGGCGCGGCGCCCCGGTGGACGGAGCCGGGGCCGCCGCCAGCGCCGAGGCTGCTGGCGGCCGCTGCGCTCGGCGTCGGGgcggcggctgcggtgacggcgGCGGCTTCCACAGGCTTTCTTgaacggccgcggccgcggtggACGTGGCGCTCGCAGTACTTGTGGCCCGGCACCACGTCGCGGGAGCACCGCCACTTCTTGCCGTCCGTGCGCCGGCACCGCCCGGGCTCCGGCTCCATGCTGCTGCGGTAGTCGAAGCACAGGCTCCCCAGGCCCATCACTGCAAACACATTCATTCATTCCATACggcaaacaaaacaaaacccttATCGTTCCATCTCAAACTCGAAACATCCACGACGCCAGGAACGGAACACCAAGTGGCGGCTGAAGCTTTTGTCGGTGCTTACGCGAGGGGAAGCGCTGGGGGCCGAAGGAGGAGGCGGCGACGCTCTTCCAGATGGGGAGCACTAGGTGCACCGGCACCGGCGCGCCCGCGGCGAAGTAGCGGTAGATGAGCACCTGGTGCTCCAGCTCCTGCTGCTGCAtgaacgtcagcgccgacggcCTCTTGGGCGTCGCCGTCGCAGTCGCGGTCGCAGTCGCGGGGGACGCATCCGCGTCTCGCTCACCGACCCCGCTCGCGCCGAGACCCAGGCCGAGCCCGAGAACCAGCGGCGACGAGGCCGCCATGGTCACCTCTCCTGCAGACAAACAAAACAGAAACGCCAAACCGTTGGCTCGATCAGCTAGACAGGTACCCAACCCAGCTACTTTACCCAACCGGACTAGAGTGTACTTACCGGCGCTCGTGTCGGCGCAGGAGAGACGGGGCTGCTTGGCCGGCGGCTGCGGCGACTCGGTCTCCTTGTCCTCGGCCATTTCGGAGAACACCGGTCGGTGTTGCTGCGCAGCGCTC is a window encoding:
- the LOC8076036 gene encoding growth-regulating factor 10 isoform X2 → MAGWPLPVPPQRHSFYSDDHCAPFAFEERTRRPAVTERATRRREPSRINISTASHFPLTPLLSLLPSPLLSSRLVSSREAARALPPLPSPSLHKSWNPNQTAAGSAAQQHRPVFSEMAEDKETESPQPPAKQPRLSCADTSAGEVTMAASSPLVLGLGLGLGASGVGERDADASPATATATATATPKRPSALTFMQQQELEHQVLIYRYFAAGAPVPVHLVLPIWKSVAASSFGPQRFPSLMGLGSLCFDYRSSMEPEPGRCRRTDGKKWRCSRDVVPGHKYCERHVHRGRGRSRKPVEAAAVTAAAAPTPSAAAASSLGAGGGPGSVHRGAAPPHPHPHGLGLSSPTSVLLAHSAARAT
- the LOC8076036 gene encoding growth-regulating factor 10 isoform X1, yielding MAGWPLPVPPQRHSFYSDDHCAPFAFEERTRRPAVTERATRRREPSRINISTASHFPLTPLLSLLPSPLLSSRLVSSREAARALPPLPSPSLHKSWNPNQTAAGSAAQQHRPVFSEMAEDKETESPQPPAKQPRLSCADTSAGKYTLVRLGKVAGLGTCLADRANGLAFLFCLSAGEVTMAASSPLVLGLGLGLGASGVGERDADASPATATATATATPKRPSALTFMQQQELEHQVLIYRYFAAGAPVPVHLVLPIWKSVAASSFGPQRFPSLMGLGSLCFDYRSSMEPEPGRCRRTDGKKWRCSRDVVPGHKYCERHVHRGRGRSRKPVEAAAVTAAAAPTPSAAAASSLGAGGGPGSVHRGAAPPHPHPHGLGLSSPTSVLLAHSAARAT